The window TTGACACTGATTTACAAAGAGCAGCCAAGTAGAAAGATGACCCTGACACGGTTAGGTGTCTGGGAGTCTGCAAGTTATGTGCAAATGTCACAATTTGGTCTGTGAAATCTAAAAAATAGGTTTTTCCTCACAGGGTGAAGAGGTGAATGCTGGGAGAATTGGTCTGACTATTGTTGTTGCTGGCATGGCAGGGTCACTCGTATGCGGCATTTGGCTGGACAGGACCAAAAcatacaagtaagatatttgtattCAGCAGTTTTACTTTTGATCTGCACACTTCCAAGGTTAAAACTGCCAAACTGATATGAAGTCACGCTTCTTTTGAGAGGAAGCCCAAACTCCCGCTGCAGCTTTCCTTCTATCCACTGACGGAACATGCAGCTATTGTCTTTGTCAGCCTCACGGACATTACAACGACTTAAAAATGTGTTGGTTTCTTTCCCTTCATTAGAGGAGTCTGCAAAGTTCAACATGTTTAAGGTCTCAAAAGGAAACCAATGACGACAGTGGTTCTTCAACGGTCATCTTTGTGAGGTGCTGCCGGAGATGGTTCCGAAAGGAGAAACTCTTCTATCTGTGTCGAGCTGGTCTCAAACTTGCTCCGCCCCTTTCGGAGACTTGTTAAGCGGCATTTTCATTATAGGGATAGATAAGtagaacgtgtaattcattacaagagacttcgcttgcttcgcccttatactgtagctgcgagcgtggactggcactatatgacattgcgtaatcactgccagaaagcaggtcgaagtccatccgccccggatcgggcggccccagaatcctacatagcggagttatttccccacagacccccgatgacaatagcggaggcgcaaatcgccatattaaaagtcattgtagcggcacaatttttttcaagctgttatttgaaggtacaattgttgcataatgttactttaacatGTTTACTGTTTACCATGTCCGACCATCTTAGTTTAGCGGGTTAGCATCCGGACATTCCcggcagctgaggctgatgggaacgtAAGTACGAAGTAAGTTACGAAGTAACGGCTCGCACACAGcgctacattttttatttcttatcaAATGCACGATAGTGGTAATGATCACTTGAAACAATATTTGCAGGAAACCAGTGACTTGTGGATCTCATGGGATCCTCCACGAACAAGGAGATGAACAGTGAATTCGTGCCCACTTTGAACGGAAGTGGAATCCAGTGCAGTTGAGTTTTATATGTGATGTCCCTCTCTGCTCATCTGAACTGACAGGCAGGCTTTACTCCGCTGCTCTGCCCCGGTCACGTCTCAAGCCCCCACATTAAACATGGAGAGTACGAATCGTTCGCTCCTAAAAGGGAAGATATGCAACGGGGATCtgattattgttgttgtcgtttctCTCTTGATACGGCGTTGTCAACACTTTAACTTATTTGCAGCACTGTCCTGTGTGTTAGGTATGTGGTACGCCGCCTTCAGGGATCTGGCATGCAAACTATTATGAGATGAAAAGTCCTCGGCCCTCAGATTCCTTACATGCCATCGGGATGCTTAGTTGTCAAAGCAGTCAGGCCCAGATTGAAGTTGTTGACCCTCGCACGCCTATTGTCCCGTGTGTGAGAGCGTCAAAGGGCTGTGTTATGTGAACACTAATGTTTTTCAGCATTATCTTCCGCGTGGTTGTACGAGAGTCGGCTTCACCAGAGCCCGACGGCCTGTTGTGACTCAGGAGGACTGGTTATGCCGGGGAAGGATTTTGAAATGGGAATTTGTTGTCAAGTAGAACATTAACGGTAAAAATTAGCATCTAAGTTGGGTTTTGCGTTTGCTTAACAATATATCTTTTGTACAGAACTATCACACGATAGATGGAGGATTGTATTAtggaaatattaataatatgtgtATAGACAATTAACCTTTTTGTTGAATGATGCAAACAGGAGCCGTGTCACTAGATCTATTCATTTGTAGTCAAATCTGATGACATTAGATTTCTGGGATGGTTTTTAGTGACAACAGTCAGAGTGTTGTCGTGTGAACCCACcagctgtgtgtcctgtgtgtgcgaATGACGGTCGATCGCATCATAATCTGtgttcctctcttgtctcctcagaCAAACCTGCCTGGCCGTTTACTTCTTCTCTCTGGTTGGGATGCTCGTCTTCACTTTCACCCTCAACCTGGGCTACCTGTGGGTGGTGTTCGTCACTGCTGGAGTTTTAGGGTGAGTTGTTGACCCTCGCAGGCCGATTGTCCCGCGTGTGAGACTCAAGGGACTGTGTTATATGAACAAACGTGTTTTGCAGAATTACCTTGCGCGTGGTCGTACCAGAGTAACGGCCTCTTATGACGAAGGGTCTGCAGTGACTCGGGACTACTGGTGACGGTGGGGAAGGATTTTAAAATGCGGATTCGCACATTAACACTAACAATGGAACATTCACACTAAAAATGAACACTTACGTTGGGTTTGGCTAATCACTCGTTTCTCTATGAGGAATTattaacagggttcgtacagtaTATGAAATCTTGTGTTTGAATCTGAGATTCGTGATGCCAACTCATAAGTGAGCAACATCTCTCTGGACTTATTAATGTCGTCATTAAGATTCAGAAAAAACGCCATGTCCGAAAACCATATGATACAATGATGAATTGACAAACATGATTACAAAGGTTTTCAATTTGAACAATGTCTCGCCCTAAAACATTCCATTGTTATACTGTTATGTCCAGGGGCCCCCACACTTTTTCCtttgagggccacataacgtgtcccttctctgatgggggcgggGTCAGTTTGAAACaatgtgacgatcgcaggggtgcctgaatgtaaacatgtattgttttccagaaagccacacataaccaaatattaataaaccctttccgggatcttcacagaaaaaaaagtcaggaaataaataacactatttatgaaataaataataaacaaatagccctctctgtgttcttcacagaaaaaagtctaggatttgcgtggccagactgaaaaaataaatcataatgcgtctctggtattgttcagggggccgggccgtatccggcccgcaggccttagtttggggaccactggtcatgTCCATAATGTCTTTAAATGTGATATTCAGTGAGTCTGGGAACTCAGACACAGAGTTAATGTCTTTAAACCATTCTGTACTTCCTGTTTCTTTACTTTTCTGTCATCTGGCATGAGCGCTGCTTTGTCAAAGCAATATTAATGCTCTTCCGACCCTGCAGTCCTCGTGCTTTGTCCCTCCAAGGATTTCTATTTGTGGTAAGCTGATTAAGCCCATAACTGGTTTCCATAGCAATTTCTTTGTCGGTTTTTCTTTACTGAAACCAGGACAGGAAGTATTTACAGTAATACTTGCCGTACTTgaagatttgtgttttttttctccttctttttggtAGGAATTAAAACTTCTGTGGATGACGCACTTTTGTTTAGCCTTGAATGTAAACTCCACTGTTGGTCTCTCTGCAGCTTCTTCATGACCGGATATCTGCCTCTGGGCTTTGAGTTTGCAGTCGAGCTCACCTTTCCAGAGTCAGAGGGAACCTCATCCGGAATGCTTAACTGTTCAGCTCAGGTCAGTCACGTGCACACGCTTAACGTATAACACAGAATACAAAATGTGTTGGTTTGGggcaaatattttaaataaataaaatcaaaaatctCATTTCAGATCTTTGGAATCATTTTCACCATCTCTCAAGGGAAGATTATTGACCGATGGGGCACTTTGGCAGGGAACATCTTCCTGTGCATCTTCCTGCTCATAGGAACAGCACTGACAGGTACAACATTCacctctcctctgtttcttcagTTCTCCTGAGGTGACACGAGAGGAGGACTTTCAAAACAACAGTGATCTTTGAACTCATATAAACAACGTTGTGATTGTGATATTCAAGGGAACTTTAGCTCACTGTGTAATTTAGTGGTGAGTGTGACTGTCTTTCATGGGATAAGATTTCCCCCTAGTGGCTGAACAAAGAATCCCTATTTATTAAAGCCATACATGAATAGTTGGTCACTTTGAAGAGGCTTctgtgttgtccctgtttttCTATTTCAATCTAAAATATATTCACTGACAGAAGTGATTCACCTCTGAGACTGCAAGATTTGGTAATTTTGCCTGATATTGCAATTTCAAAATATCAGAAATTAGAGGGGAAAATACTATTCACGTAATTATTAGCAAGTTTATTGAAAAAAGTGATAATGGTGTAATTTTTGTGGGGATCTGGAGCAAACAAATATGTTACCTTAAGCCTATAGAATATGATGTGTAGGCCAGGATATATCTGCAGCCCAACgatatttatttcaaatattattTGGACATTTGTTCACCTCCTGCGATTTAAAAACTGCTGCAGGCCATTTTGCAATTCTGATGAACTTGTGATTAATTGTGCAGACTATTCAAAGTTGAAGTTGATTCCTAAATGAACACAATTACttacattttgttatttttctttccctAGCTCAAGTTTGAATTAATAATATGAATTCCACACAGACCATGACATAAGCAACGTTTTTCCTTCTCCTGCATCACAGCTTTAATCAAGTCGGACCTCCGACGACAGAAGGCCAACCTTCAAAAGACTGAGGAGCAGACAGTGAGTGTAAGTATATCCGTGTGCGCCACATGAAGTCAGAGTTGGGATCTTCACACATCCCAGAATGCAGTCTGACTGGTTCTCTGCGGCTCTCACCCTGCAGTGCACTCCTTCATGCATGCCCTCGAGTGAATGCCTGCAGGGCTGCACTGCTGCACTGCTTCAAGCTTTCTCCGTTATCTCTCATAAAACATCCTCTACTCTCAAATTCTGTTTACAGAAAGCCCAGTTCTGCTTTGTCCAACTTCCTCTAACAGCATGTTTGTCACCGGTTGCTATAACAACCTAACTAAGAGTGCAGAAGACAGCTGTCACACGTTTTATAAACCACTGCAACAAGTTGATaaaaacacaccaccatccgCTATGATTGGATAAAGCGGAGGTTCTGTTTATTAAATGAATCTGAAACAAAGGCATCTTTTTGGTCAATAGTTGCCATGAATACTGAACATACCACAGATTCAAATGTAGTTCAACATAAAACCAAACCCAGTGGATCAGAATCAACTTTTTACAAACTCTTACTTCACATTGCGTGTCTTGTGCTGCTCACCTGCTGCCTTGTTTAAGACACACTTGGGAACTCTGTTGCTGTTTTTCCTCACCCTTTCTCTGTTCATAATATTCCAATTATAACGACATGAAAAATAGAAAGCTCCAGTAatccaaaaaaataataattttatgtcagtttttttattttttcatttgatgttttaatgattttatgaagaggccagtattttatcgtaacctgtatgtttactgctTTTCTATGATGttaccgtgttaacctcttactcctttagtgaaggctgtaacatctggccacagggaccaaagctgaaatttagccttagctaacgttcacacatttacccatgggttgattaatgtgtacggtccctgtacaaataaataaataaataaatgaaatgaaatccaGCACGCTAATAAAACCACaagtttttatatattaaattgtTAGGAATGAGCAGACCAGCAGTGAGTAACCGCTGGTCTGCTCATTCCTAACAATTCAATATATAAAAACTAACGATGCATGCACAACAATTGAAAGAAGCCATAACAGGTGTAATTGATGTcatatatcaaaataaataatgccaGACAAATGCTAATATTTCCCACCGAGCGAGATGAGCAGTACGACCCTGCCTGAGACGTATTCTCTTCACTAAAGACGGTGTTAGCGTGGTGGCTGGGCTAGAGAGAAGTATTGGtttggtgggtggtggtggtggtggtgtgggatGGAGGAGACAAAAAAGGATGAGGTGTGACACCCAAGCTATTGTTCCAGCCCACAGGCTCCGTGTCATCGGTGGTGCAGGACTACGGGGCCACAGCAGGCAAGGTCCTCTGGGAACGGAAGTTCTGACATAAATCTGAAATCTCACTAAAACCAAAACAGACACCTTCCAAGGTAGGGGCCCACCCTCTCTGAAGCttcaacaccagtaacacacacacacacacacacacacacacacacacacacacacacacacacacacacacacacacacagtggaggaCAGGAAACAAACCTTATTTTCAAttttacattgaaaacaaaactGTAGCAAACCACATTATGTTTCCAATTACAAACAGGATTTTATTAATTATTCTCAAAAGAATGACTGATATTTAGTAgatattagtaataataatactgcaGTACATTCTAACTACTCCACAATCTAATTAAACAGGTTATTATTCTGTTATAGTCGGATACATCTCCTTATTTTAGGATTACGGCCTCCAATAAAACTCATCTTAAAGACAGATaaacatttaagaaaaacaGAATTCCAGTCGTGGTGTTATTTGTTGTCACTgtgtatacattattatattgcTTTAATCATATCAACTTTTTAGGAGAAACTTTAAAGTGATCATTGGATATTTGTGATAAACTGAGAGGTTCTGAAGAGTATCTATCAGTTCATGGATCATATTGATATAATATATGAGATGAATGACAATATAGATGAGATGTGTAATCTTCAAGACTAATAACTTCTCATTTTGGTgtgaatgtacactaccgttcaaaagtttggggtcacttagaaatgtctttatttttcaaagaaaagcactgttttttcaaaaaagataacattacattaatcagaaatacacactctacattgttaatgtggtaaatgactattctaggtggaagtgtctggtttctaatgaaatatctccagaggtgtaaagaggcccatttccatcaactatcactccagtgttctaatagtacattgtgtttgctaatcgccttagaagactaatgtctgattagaaaaccgttgtgcaattatgctagcacagctgaaaacagttatgctggtgatataagctatacaactggcgttcctttgagcttgaagtttgaagaacaaaattaatacttcaaatattaatcaatatttctaaccttgtcaatgtcttgactatatgttctatgaaattttcaattcatttgataaataaaagtgtgagttttcatggaagatacgaaattgtctgggtgatcccaaacttttgaacggtagtgtatatgttctGTTGTCTTTTTAAAGCCTGCAATGATGATCGTGTGTCTTCCGATAAAGTATTTCTCCTCATTTGTTGGACAATATGATTGTAATGGTTTTCTGTCCTCGTCCTTTACAGAAAGCGCCGACTGATGTCGAAGGAGCCGTCTCTCCCCCTGAGGTCCTGAAAGAGGGGAAACTCTGAGGAGGACGGACTCTAAGACACCATGAGACGCCGTGAAAAGAGAAACACTGCCACGCGCACGCTTCAACGTGCACACATGGCCGCGGAGAGAAACAGTCTGAGATGAAGTGTGAGCACAATGAGAGTGAATCATACTGCGCAGCAGGCCTGCTGTACATCTGATATACCGTATGGTTGATTCACACTAATATCCCAAGTGCACCTTAGTTCACCCTCAACAAAGCACAAGTTAATCATGCACAAGGAACCTCGATGGTTTTCACACTAACTGATCTTTGTGAATATGAATTTGATCCAATGCAAGCCTTTTACAAATCCTGTTGGTGTAATGCAACGGCCACTTTAGTGACTCCTACATTCCTAAACACTTCACCTGAATTATTTCCTCACCTTTTATCTGTTGTTATATGCATCTAATGAGcaatatttaaatttgtttgtGTAAATATTGTGTGTAACTGTTGTTTTCACCTCAACAAGTCATATCATCTCTGCCTGTCCTTCAAAGTTTTACTTTCGTATACTGCTGATTATAACATACGATGGATGCTGTGCATCTGAGTACTCTTTGGAAGTTCAGTGTTGCCCTTGTTTTACTGTAAGTGATCTCAGGAACGCATTTGGTCATAACTATCTGGATATACACGAGAGTCTGGAACAAGTGTGTTCCTAATGCTGCGTAGCCTGTGTTCCTGAGACGTGAAGTCCATGCTGTGTAATCAGTACAGTTGGTCATCATTTACTTGATGTGTGGTGGCAAGTTGTCTCGTGGCTTCCCGATTTCATAATGAATGTTGTGTATGTGATTTTTAAGAGGCGCTAATTATTCTATCACTGGTATTTTAGGACATTGTACAGTGCTGTGAAAGCTCTACATCCTCAGATTCTTCTATTTTGACTGTATACCTCGTATTTTCTATGACACAAAGAACATGAAGTTAAAGAAATAAACTATAAAACATGACTCAGAGTACTGAATGGAGTGTGTTGTGTTCTGTACCTAATTGGATAAAGTCAAGAAACAGGGTTTGGATGTATTGAGTAGAGCACAggatttt of the Pseudoliparis swirei isolate HS2019 ecotype Mariana Trench chromosome 11, NWPU_hadal_v1, whole genome shotgun sequence genome contains:
- the LOC130201267 gene encoding feline leukemia virus subgroup C receptor-related protein 2-like isoform X4 produces the protein MCTLTPPPPPSDPPFVPDPLRLLLDLRLGGFKYIFLKNKMGIAIGFLLPPILVPNVDDLDELAYHIRIMFYISAGAATVLFILVIILFQEKPELPPSQAQAQARNIPPEEYSYTASIWNLLRNKPFMLLVVSYGLNIGSFYSISTLLNRMIIAHYPGEEVNAGRIGLTIVVAGMAGSLVCGIWLDRTKTYKQTCLAVYFFSLVGMLVFTFTLNLGYLWVVFVTAGVLGFFMTGYLPLGFEFAVELTFPESEGTSSGMLNCSAQIFGIIFTISQGKIIDRWGTLAGNIFLCIFLLIGTALTALIKSDLRRQKANLQKTEEQTVSPTGSVSSVVQDYGATAGKVLWERKF